The following are from one region of the Meleagris gallopavo isolate NT-WF06-2002-E0010 breed Aviagen turkey brand Nicholas breeding stock chromosome 21, Turkey_5.1, whole genome shotgun sequence genome:
- the DERL2 gene encoding derlin-2, with protein LIRCSVLFQQLEIITPFQLYFNPELIFKHFQVWRLITNYLFFGPVGFNFLFNMIFLYRYCRMLEEGSFRGRTADFVFMFLFGGLLMTIFGLFVNLVFLGQAFTIMLVYIWSRRNPYVRMNFFGLLIFQAPFLPWVLMGFSLLLGNSIIVDLLGIAVGHIYFFLEDVFPNQPGGGRLLRTPSVLKAIFDTPEDDPNYNPLPEERPGGFAWGEGQRLGG; from the exons TTGATTCgttgttctgttcttttccagCAATTAGAGATAATTACACCCTTCCAGCTGTATTTCAACCCCgaattaatatttaaacacTTTCAA GTATGGCGGTTAATCACCAACTACTTATTCTTTGGACCAGTtggctttaattttttatttaacatgATCTTTTT ATATCGTTACTGCCGAATGCTTGAAGAAGGCTCTTTTCGAGGTCGGACGGCAGATTTTGTATTTATGTTCCTTTTTGGAGGACTCTTAATGACT ATCTTTGGCCTGTTTGTAAACTTGGTTTTCTTGGGTCAGGCGTTCACAATAATGCTCGTGTACATCTGGAGCCGCAGGAATCCCTACGTCCGTATGAACTTCTTTGGGCTTCTCATCTTCCAAGCTCCATTTCTACCTTGGGTACTGATGGGCTTTTCGCTGCTTTTGGGGAACTCCATCATTGTGGATCTTCTAG GCATTGCAGTCgggcatatatattttttcttagagGACGTCTTTCCCAATCAGCCTGGTGGTGGAAGGCTTCTGAGAACACCATCTGTCCT gAAAGCAATATTTGATACACCAGAAGATGATCCTAATTACAATCCCTTGCCAGAAGAACGGCCGGGAGGATTTGCATGGGGAGAAGGTCAACGTCTTGGAGGCTAA
- the DHX33 gene encoding ATP-dependent RNA helicase DHX33 isoform X2 gives MLLREAIGDPILRKYSVVILDEAHERTIHTDVLFGVVKAAQKKRKELGKLPLKVIVMSATMDVDQFSQYFNGAPVLYLEGRQHPIQVFYTKQPQSDYLQAALVSVFQIHQEAPPSQDILVFLTGQEEIEAMTKTCRDIAKHLPDGCPQMTVMPLYASLPYSQQLRVFQAAPKGCRKVILSTNIAETSITISGIKYVVDTGMVKAKKYNPEIGLEVLAVQRVSKAQAWQRTGRAGREDSGICYRLYTEDEFEKFDKMTVPEIQRCNLASVLLQLLALRIPNILTFDFMSKPSPDAIQAAIEQLDLLGAVERREDQLVLTPLGRKMAAFPLEPKFSKTILLSPKFHCTEEILTIVSLLSVDSVLYNPPARRDEVQSVRKKFISSEGDHLTLLNVYRAFKNVSGNKEWCKENFVNGRNMMLVSDVRAQLRDICVKLSLPMESSRSDTANIRRCLAHSLFMNAAELQPDGTYSTVNSHQLVAIHPSSVLFHCKPSCVVYNGLLHTNKCYMRDLCVVDADWLYDAAPDYFRRKLRAAKN, from the exons GTGATTGTCATGTCAGCTACGATGGATGTCGATCAGTTCTCCCAGTACTTCAATGGAGCTCCTGTTCTCTATTTAGAAGGCAGGCAACATCCCATTCAGGTCTTCTACACCAAACAGCCTCAGAGCGATTACCTCCAAGCAGCACTGGTGTCAGTCTTCCAGATCCACCAG GAAGCACCACCTTCTCAGGACATCCTTGTGTTTCTAACCGGTCAGGAAGAGATTGAAGCGATGACCAAAACTTGTCGAGACATTGCCAAGCACCTCCCTGATGGCTGCCCACAGATGACAGTGATGCCTCTTTATGCTTCTCTGCCCTACTCTCAACAGCTCCGAGTCTTTCAGGCTGCCCCCAAG GGCTGCCGCAAAGTGATCCTCTCCACCAACATCGCAGAAACCTCCATCACCATTTCGGGTATAAAGTATGTTGTGGACACAGGCATGGTCAAAGCAAAGAAGTACAACCCTG AAATTGGTCTGGAAGTGCTGGCAGTCCAGCGAGTGTCAAAGGCCCAGGCTTGGCAACGAACAGGGAGAGCAGGGCGAGAGGACAGTGGGATCTGCTACCGGCTCTACACTGAGGATGAGTTTGAGAAGTTTGACAAAATGACAGTACCTGAGATACAGAG GTGTAACTTGGCCAGTGTGCTGCTACAGCTCTTGGCCCTGAGAATTCCCAACATACTCACCTTTGACTTCATGTCCAAACCATCTCCTG ATGCTATTCAAGCAGCCATTGAGCAGCTGGACCTGCTGGGGGCTGTGGAGCGAAGGGAAGATCAGCTTGTCCTAACTCCCCTGGGAAGGAAGATGGCAGCCTTCCCACTGGAACCAAAGTTCTCTAAA aCCATCCTCCTGTCCCCAAAGTTCCATTGCACAGAGGAGATTCTGACCATCGTATCGCTGTTATCAGTGGACAGTGTCCTGTACAACCCCCCGGCACGGCGGGACGAGGTGCAGTCTGTCAGGAAGAAATTTATCTCAAGTGAGGGGGATCACCTCACCCTGCTCAATGTGTACAGAGCCTTCAAAAATGTCAGTGGCAACAAG gaatggTGCAAGGAGAACTTTGTCAACGGCAGGAACATGATGCTCGTGTCAGACGTGAGAGCTCAGCTCAGGGACATTTGTGTAAAG TTATCCTTGCCCATGGAATCCTCCCGCTCCGACACCGCCAACATCCGCCGCTGCCTGGCTCACAGCCTCTTCATGAACGCCGCCGAGCTGCAGCCGGACGGCACCTACAGCACTGTGAACTCTCACCAGTTGGTGGCCATccatccctcttctgtgctcttCCACTGCAAACCCTCCTGTGTGGTTTACAACGGGCTGCTGCACACCAACAAGTGCTACATGCGGGACCTGTGCGTGGTGGATGCAGACTGGCTGTACGACGCAGCGCCCGATTATTTCCGAAGGAAACTCAGAGCAGCCAAGAACTGA
- the DHX33 gene encoding ATP-dependent RNA helicase DHX33 isoform X1, translating to MLLREAIGDPILRKYSVVILDEAHERTIHTDVLFGVVKAAQKKRKELGKLPLKVIVMSATMDVDQFSQYFNGAPVLYLEGRQHPIQVFYTKQPQSDYLQAALVSVFQIHQEAPPSQDILVFLTGQEEIEAMTKTCRDIAKHLPDGCPQMTVMPLYASLPYSQQLRVFQAAPKGCRKVILSTNIAETSITISGIKYVVDTGMVKAKKYNPEIGLEVLAVQRVSKAQAWQRTGRAGREDSGICYRLYTEDEFEKFDKMTVPEIQRCNLASVLLQLLALRIPNILTFDFMSKPSPDAIQAAIEQLDLLGAVERREDQLVLTPLGRKMAAFPLEPKFSKTILLSPKFHCTEEILTIVSLLSVDSVLYNPPARRDEVQSVRKKFISSEGDHLTLLNVYRAFKNVSGNKEWCKENFVNGRNMMLVSDVRAQLRDICVKGAVRCDQLLCLSGCHPVILAHGILPLRHRQHPPLPGSQPLHERRRAAAGRHLQHCELSPVGGHPSLFCALPLQTLLCGLQRAAAHQQVLHAGPVRGGCRLAVRRSARLFPKETQSSQELSRAVGPPGAGL from the exons GTGATTGTCATGTCAGCTACGATGGATGTCGATCAGTTCTCCCAGTACTTCAATGGAGCTCCTGTTCTCTATTTAGAAGGCAGGCAACATCCCATTCAGGTCTTCTACACCAAACAGCCTCAGAGCGATTACCTCCAAGCAGCACTGGTGTCAGTCTTCCAGATCCACCAG GAAGCACCACCTTCTCAGGACATCCTTGTGTTTCTAACCGGTCAGGAAGAGATTGAAGCGATGACCAAAACTTGTCGAGACATTGCCAAGCACCTCCCTGATGGCTGCCCACAGATGACAGTGATGCCTCTTTATGCTTCTCTGCCCTACTCTCAACAGCTCCGAGTCTTTCAGGCTGCCCCCAAG GGCTGCCGCAAAGTGATCCTCTCCACCAACATCGCAGAAACCTCCATCACCATTTCGGGTATAAAGTATGTTGTGGACACAGGCATGGTCAAAGCAAAGAAGTACAACCCTG AAATTGGTCTGGAAGTGCTGGCAGTCCAGCGAGTGTCAAAGGCCCAGGCTTGGCAACGAACAGGGAGAGCAGGGCGAGAGGACAGTGGGATCTGCTACCGGCTCTACACTGAGGATGAGTTTGAGAAGTTTGACAAAATGACAGTACCTGAGATACAGAG GTGTAACTTGGCCAGTGTGCTGCTACAGCTCTTGGCCCTGAGAATTCCCAACATACTCACCTTTGACTTCATGTCCAAACCATCTCCTG ATGCTATTCAAGCAGCCATTGAGCAGCTGGACCTGCTGGGGGCTGTGGAGCGAAGGGAAGATCAGCTTGTCCTAACTCCCCTGGGAAGGAAGATGGCAGCCTTCCCACTGGAACCAAAGTTCTCTAAA aCCATCCTCCTGTCCCCAAAGTTCCATTGCACAGAGGAGATTCTGACCATCGTATCGCTGTTATCAGTGGACAGTGTCCTGTACAACCCCCCGGCACGGCGGGACGAGGTGCAGTCTGTCAGGAAGAAATTTATCTCAAGTGAGGGGGATCACCTCACCCTGCTCAATGTGTACAGAGCCTTCAAAAATGTCAGTGGCAACAAG gaatggTGCAAGGAGAACTTTGTCAACGGCAGGAACATGATGCTCGTGTCAGACGTGAGAGCTCAGCTCAGGGACATTTGTGTAAAG GGTGCTGTAAGATGTGACCAGCTGCTTTGTCTCTCTGGCTGCCATCCAGTTATCCTTGCCCATGGAATCCTCCCGCTCCGACACCGCCAACATCCGCCGCTGCCTGGCTCACAGCCTCTTCATGAACGCCGCCGAGCTGCAGCCGGACGGCACCTACAGCACTGTGAACTCTCACCAGTTGGTGGCCATccatccctcttctgtgctcttCCACTGCAAACCCTCCTGTGTGGTTTACAACGGGCTGCTGCACACCAACAAGTGCTACATGCGGGACCTGTGCGTGGTGGATGCAGACTGGCTGTACGACGCAGCGCCCGATTATTTCCGAAGGAAACTCAGAGCAGCCAAGAACTGAGCCGGGCTGTGGGACCTCCGGGTGCAGGGCTTTAA